TCAACGGCCCCGCCGGCGACGAGCCTCCCGAAAGGACTGAAAAGCCCGAAAAGATCGATAAGCCCGGAGAGCTGGTCCTCCCCGACGAGAACGGCAGCCGGCTCAGGCTCGGCGCGTCGGATCTGTCGGGCGCGGGGGTGAAGGACGCCCGCGCGGAGTTCGACGGCCAGCGGGGAGCCGGCTGGTTCGTCTCCCTCGACTTCCGTGACGAGGCGTCCCGCGCGTGGACTCGGCTGACGGGGGAAGCCGCCTGCCATCCGCCGCAGGACGAGCGGCGCCGGGTCGCGATCGTGCTGGACGACAAGGTGATCTCCGCGCCGCAGGTGAGCCCCTCGGTGGCCTGCGGGGCCGGACTTCCGTCGGGTACGACCCAGATCAGCGGTTCCTTCTCCGCCGAAGAGGCCAGGAACCTGGCGCTGCTGATCAAGGGCGGTGCCCTGCCGGTGCCGGTCGATGTCGTCGAACAGCGCACCGTGGGCCCGACACTGGGCGCCGAGGCGATCAGCGCCGGCGCGCGGGCCGCGGTGATCGGCGCGAGCCTCACCGCGCTGTTCATCACCTTCGTGTACCGCCTCTTCGGCGGCCTCGCCTCGCTGGCCCTGGCCGGGTACGCGCTGATCTCGTACGCCGCCCTGGTCGCGCTCGGCGTCACGCTGACGCTCCCCGGGCTGGCCGGATTCGTGCTCGCCATCGGAATGGCCGTCGACGCGAACGTGCTGGCCTTCGAACGGGCGCGGGAGGAGTACGCGGGCCGTTCCGGCGGCGCTCCACGGTCCGGCCGCACCCTGCGGTCCGCGACGGCCGCCGGATTCCGTAACGCGCGCACCGCGGTCGTCGACTCCAACGTGACGACTCTGCTCGCCGCCGGCCTTCTCTTCGCCCTCGGATCGGGGCCGGTGAAGGGGTTCGGCGTCACCCTGGCAATCGGCGTGCTCGTGTCGGTGTTCTCCGCCCTCGTCATCGCGCGGGCACTGACCGATCTGGCGGCACGCTCCCATTTCGTCGCCGATTTCCCGGGCGTCAACGGAATCGGCCTGCCGGGCCGCGTACGTACGTATCTGACCCGCCGCGCCCCTCATCTGTTCCGCAGGTCGCGGCGGTGGCTGCTCGTCTCGGGCGCGGTGATGGCCGTCGCGGTGCTGGGTGTGGCCCTGCGCGGGGTGAACCTCGGCGTGGAGTTCACCGGCGGACGGCTCATGGAGTACGCGACGACCCGGCCCGTCGACGTCGACACGGCTCGCACGGCCCTGGCCGACGCGGGCTTCGCCGATGCCGAGGTCACCACGGCGGGCCGGCAGGAGCTCTCGGTACGCACCGGGGACACGGGCGAGCGGGCCGAGGCGGCGATCCGCAGCGCCCTGAGCGAGGAGGGCGGACCGACGACGAAGGTACGGGACGACCTGATCGGCCCCAGCCTCGGTGATGAGCTGAGGCGCCACGCGCTGATCGCGCTGGGGATCGCCGTCGGGGTCCAACTCCTGTATCTGGCCGTGCGGTTCAGATGGTCCTTCGCGGTGGCGTCGGTAGCCGCGCTGGTGCACGACGTGGTGATCCTGATCGGGGTCTTCGCGTGGCTGGGCCGTCCCGTCGACGGGATCTTCCTCGCCGCGCTGCTCACCGTCATCGGTTACTCGGTGAACGACTCCGTGGTGGTCTTCGACCGGGTCCGTGAGCTGTGGGCGAGGGCACCCCGCGCTTCCCTGGTGCCGACCGCGCGAACAGCCGTACTGCAGACGGTGCCCAGAACCGTGAACACCGGCATGGGCGCGCTGTTCATCCTCACGGCGCTGGCGGTGCTCGGCGGGGACTCGCTCAGAGACTTCGCGCTGGCCCTGCTCATCGGTATCTGTGTGGGCACGTACTCGTCCGTGTTCACTGCCGTGCCGGTCGCGCTGGCGATGGAGGCGTCCCGCGAGGGGGGTCCGGGGGCGGCGCGGGGGCGGCGTGGCACGGGCCGTTCGCGACCGCTGCCGCGTCGCGGGCGCCCGGCGGACAACGGGGCGCGGGTGTGAGCGTGTGAAGGCCGCCGGCCGGGCCGCGTGTGCGGTCCGGCCGGCGGTCGGTGAGGTGACGGACGCCGCAGGGTCTAGGGCGTGTTTTAGAAGTAGCGTCGTCCGCCCATCGGGCGGGGCCCACGGCGTCTGGTGCGTGCGATCGCAAGGCGGAGGATCATCCTCGTACTGGACGTACTTGGATGACTCCGACAACGCGGCGAGCGTGCGTGCCAGGCGTCGTGGGCCAGACGGGACTTCTCAAACACGCCCTAGTACGGACCGTTGACGTTGTCGATGGAGCCGTAGCGGTCGGCCGCGTAGTTGCACGCCGCGGTGATGTTGGCGACCGGGTCGTAGCTGTCGGTCGACGTGCCGGGCACGTGGTACGCCTCGAACGTCGGGGCGATGACCTGGAGCAGGCCCTTCGACGGGGTGCCGGCCGCGGCGTTGGAGTCCCAGTTGTTGATGGCGCGGGGGTTACCACCGGACTCGCGCATGATGTTGCGGTGGATGCCGTCGTACGAGCCGGGTATGCCGTTCTGCGCCATGACGTCCAGCGCCTCCCGGATCCAGCCGTCGAGGTCGTTGGTGTAGGTCCTGGCGGCGGTCTCGACAGCCTCGGTGGCCTTGCTCTCCGACGCGGTCCCGGTCGACGCGGTCCCCTCGGTCTTGGCCTTCCCGGCGAGCTTCAGCTTCAGGCCGGGGTGGATGAGCGAGGGGTTCTCGCCGACAGCGGCGCGGTTGGTCTTGTAGAGCGCCTGCCAGCCACCGCTCACGGAGCGGGCCTTGGCGATCTTGGCCAGCGACTCGCCCTTGACGACGGTGTGGGTCACCTTCTGGACGGCGGTCGAGGCGGCCGGGGCCGTCTTGACGTGCTGCGGGGCGGGGGCCGCGCCCGCCGTGGTGGCGGTCACCAGGGGAAGGGCGAGTGCTGCGCCGCCCGTGCCGACCGCGATGAGGCGGCGGGCGAGCGGGCTGGTGCGGGTACGGCGGTGCTTACCCTCTGCGGGCATGACGAAATCCTCTCCGTCGCCTGCGAGGTGAGCTGTCGGGTTCGAGCGGGAGATGCCCGGCCGCGATAGTGCGCGACTTCACCCCAAGCCGGTCCGATGTAACGGATCGGCGACTTACCTGGGTCCCCCGCTCCTGCCGTCCATGAGTTGTTGGGTGCGGTTTCCGGACAGCGGCAGGATTCGGCGTTCCGCCCGGAATGACGAGAACGTAAGCGAGAAGGTCCGGGCGAAACAAGTCCTGAATTCACAGCGCCATGCCATTAACGGATCCGGCGCCGGTCAATTCGAATTCGGGCGAGGCGATTCAGGCCTCAACTTTCTTTTGCGGCAGGGGAGGTGGGGCGGGGCGGCGAGAAGCGCGGTCCTTCAAAGCTGTGACACACATCACGGGCTCTCGATGCAACCACTGAAACCCAACACCACCCAGAAAGGGACAAGTTAGGCTCGAAATACCCATAACGACCGCACCACAAAATGGACAAATGAGCTTTTTCCAATAGGGCGGGGCGGGGTGGTTTCCCGGCCCCGCGCCGGCCTGGTCATCCGGCCGGTCTGGGGGGAGCAGCCTGCTCGGCAGACGGCGTGCCCCCCGAGTCACGGCCGAATTGCTCGGGCAGCAGAGCCCTGAGCGCGGAATGTGCGGAACATT
The nucleotide sequence above comes from Streptomyces sp. NBC_01716. Encoded proteins:
- the secD gene encoding protein translocase subunit SecD, whose translation is MTRATTVRAVLAVAVLLVSLFVTLTMSPRLGLDLQGGTRLVLQARDSATATADRESTDRTVEVLRQRIDALGVAEPTVTRSGEDRVLVELPDVTDPRKAAEVLGRTAQLSFHPVNGPAGDEPPERTEKPEKIDKPGELVLPDENGSRLRLGASDLSGAGVKDARAEFDGQRGAGWFVSLDFRDEASRAWTRLTGEAACHPPQDERRRVAIVLDDKVISAPQVSPSVACGAGLPSGTTQISGSFSAEEARNLALLIKGGALPVPVDVVEQRTVGPTLGAEAISAGARAAVIGASLTALFITFVYRLFGGLASLALAGYALISYAALVALGVTLTLPGLAGFVLAIGMAVDANVLAFERAREEYAGRSGGAPRSGRTLRSATAAGFRNARTAVVDSNVTTLLAAGLLFALGSGPVKGFGVTLAIGVLVSVFSALVIARALTDLAARSHFVADFPGVNGIGLPGRVRTYLTRRAPHLFRRSRRWLLVSGAVMAVAVLGVALRGVNLGVEFTGGRLMEYATTRPVDVDTARTALADAGFADAEVTTAGRQELSVRTGDTGERAEAAIRSALSEEGGPTTKVRDDLIGPSLGDELRRHALIALGIAVGVQLLYLAVRFRWSFAVASVAALVHDVVILIGVFAWLGRPVDGIFLAALLTVIGYSVNDSVVVFDRVRELWARAPRASLVPTARTAVLQTVPRTVNTGMGALFILTALAVLGGDSLRDFALALLIGICVGTYSSVFTAVPVALAMEASREGGPGAARGRRGTGRSRPLPRRGRPADNGARV
- a CDS encoding LysM peptidoglycan-binding domain-containing protein, producing the protein MPAEGKHRRTRTSPLARRLIAVGTGGAALALPLVTATTAGAAPAPQHVKTAPAASTAVQKVTHTVVKGESLAKIAKARSVSGGWQALYKTNRAAVGENPSLIHPGLKLKLAGKAKTEGTASTGTASESKATEAVETAARTYTNDLDGWIREALDVMAQNGIPGSYDGIHRNIMRESGGNPRAINNWDSNAAAGTPSKGLLQVIAPTFEAYHVPGTSTDSYDPVANITAACNYAADRYGSIDNVNGPY